A stretch of the Planktothricoides raciborskii GIHE-MW2 genome encodes the following:
- a CDS encoding serine/threonine-protein kinase — protein sequence MTLCLNLHCPNPQNPDQNLFCQNCGQKLLLGDKYRVLKPIGCGNYSRTFIGIAEAEATKPRCIIKQFRHQSKQAANSFEQELANLSELGQHPQIPALIDALEKNDRQYLIQEFIPGKNLEAELRDTGSFNEANIRELLESILPVLHLIHNYGLIHRDIKPENIIRSDIRSEKNQSLVLVDFGVAKQMNSLAMLSPGTMVGSAEYTAPEQLMGQAVFASDIYSLGVTCVHLLTEMTPFDLFDSLEGVWVWRDYLRSAISPALARILDKMLWPVSHRYDAAKAVLADLDPALSRQLIKQLPKSYQIKAKKVPKSTTSSPNSPENSQKPSPLAIEKISPPQTVNELPSPVVAKSPRIPKWQCVQTLNAATADTPGIPEVTAIAFSTQCRALIAGCADGTIKLWDFTTGELLHTLTAHPHPVTCLAITPNGQTLVSGSADGRILVWRLWQLGTAELHQGVPPTLRFELTGHRSVVASVAIAPDGLTLASGSRDQTICLWNLPTGELTQILKGHSQQVISVAFNPNRHLLGDLLASGSADQKIKLWQLDKSTHPGKPAERAELAELAELTGHLGAVYGVAIAPDGRLLISSSWDRTIKIWDLQTRQVLHSLTGPMLPSTTLAIAPNGKTFASGSYDATIKLWDLTTGQLQTTLTEHSKAVTSVIFSPDGKTLASGSSDSTVKIWRCE from the coding sequence ATGACCCTTTGCCTAAATCTCCATTGCCCAAACCCCCAAAATCCTGACCAGAATCTTTTTTGCCAAAATTGCGGCCAAAAGTTACTCCTGGGCGACAAATATCGGGTTCTCAAACCCATTGGTTGTGGCAACTATAGCCGGACTTTTATCGGCATTGCCGAAGCAGAAGCGACCAAACCCCGCTGTATTATTAAACAGTTTCGCCATCAGTCCAAACAAGCAGCCAATTCCTTTGAACAGGAATTAGCCAATCTCTCGGAATTAGGGCAACATCCCCAAATTCCTGCCCTGATTGATGCCTTGGAGAAGAACGATCGCCAGTATTTGATCCAAGAATTTATCCCCGGAAAAAATCTAGAAGCAGAATTGAGGGATACGGGGAGTTTTAACGAGGCGAATATTCGAGAATTATTAGAATCAATTTTGCCCGTATTGCACTTAATTCATAATTATGGATTAATTCATCGAGATATTAAACCAGAGAATATTATTCGCTCTGATATTCGCTCTGAGAAAAATCAGTCTTTGGTCTTGGTAGATTTTGGAGTAGCTAAACAGATGAATTCTCTGGCCATGCTGAGTCCAGGAACGATGGTGGGCAGTGCGGAATATACTGCCCCGGAACAGTTAATGGGTCAGGCGGTTTTTGCCAGTGATATTTATAGTTTAGGGGTGACTTGCGTGCATTTGCTGACGGAAATGACCCCGTTTGATCTGTTTGATAGTTTGGAAGGGGTCTGGGTCTGGCGAGACTATCTCAGAAGTGCGATTAGTCCTGCTTTAGCCCGGATTTTAGATAAAATGCTGTGGCCGGTTAGTCATCGTTACGATGCAGCAAAAGCGGTGTTAGCAGATTTAGATCCAGCCCTGAGTCGTCAGCTAATTAAGCAGTTGCCCAAGTCTTATCAAATTAAAGCTAAAAAAGTCCCAAAATCGACTACGAGTTCTCCAAATTCTCCAGAAAATTCTCAGAAACCATCCCCATTAGCCATAGAAAAAATATCCCCGCCCCAAACGGTGAATGAGTTGCCTAGTCCGGTGGTGGCAAAATCTCCGCGCATCCCTAAATGGCAATGCGTGCAAACTTTGAATGCGGCGACCGCAGATACGCCAGGAATACCAGAAGTCACGGCGATCGCTTTTAGTACACAATGTCGGGCTTTAATCGCTGGTTGCGCCGATGGGACGATTAAATTGTGGGATTTTACCACGGGTGAGTTATTACATACTCTGACGGCCCATCCCCATCCTGTCACCTGTTTAGCCATTACCCCCAATGGTCAGACCTTAGTCAGTGGCAGCGCCGATGGTCGGATTCTGGTTTGGCGGTTGTGGCAGTTGGGAACCGCTGAGTTACACCAAGGTGTGCCACCGACCCTGAGATTTGAATTGACAGGTCATCGCAGTGTGGTAGCATCAGTAGCGATCGCCCCTGATGGATTAACCCTCGCTTCCGGCAGTCGTGACCAAACGATTTGCCTGTGGAATTTGCCGACCGGAGAATTAACCCAAATTCTGAAAGGTCATAGCCAACAAGTAATCAGTGTGGCTTTTAATCCCAATCGCCATTTACTTGGTGATTTATTAGCGAGTGGTTCGGCAGATCAAAAGATTAAACTTTGGCAACTGGACAAAAGCACTCACCCAGGAAAACCGGCTGAACGGGCTGAACTGGCTGAACTGGCTGAACTGACGGGTCATCTTGGGGCAGTCTATGGGGTGGCGATCGCCCCGGACGGACGCCTGTTAATCAGCAGTAGTTGGGATCGCACCATCAAAATTTGGGATCTTCAGACTCGCCAAGTATTACACAGTCTCACGGGTCCTATGTTGCCGAGTACCACCCTGGCGATCGCCCCTAACGGCAAAACCTTTGCCAGCGGCAGCTATGATGCCACAATTAAACTTTGGGATTTAACCACGGGTCAATTGCAAACTACCCTCACCGAACATAGCAAAGCCGTCACCTCCGTCATCTTTAGTCCCGACGGCAAAACCCTTGCCAGTGGGTCGAGTGATAGTACCGTCAAAATCTGGAGATGTGAGTAA
- a CDS encoding methyl-accepting chemotaxis protein: MQIIPRNEIIKFTEDEKNLLTKNRQKNQWRLGKTIPIGLGIIASLNLFSAMISRTNILRISDAIDWVNTAHEVKANIRLLDSQILELETDERGFLLTGNTQYLTQYEDYDESISKVISDLRLLIKDPNQLERLDDVETILKIRLSEIAATIQLKKNNETATVLKAVQDNTSKNTRNQIRIQLKKMEEEQHKIIGERQEIANQAEIQANLLTIATSTGIFMLVCGMIWFVLRQVIQPIDRAALTISSSSAQIAATVEEHERIANQQAASVNQTTTTMDELGASSRQAAGQAEAAAQNVDRLLILAIGSNKAENMTFQHEANLKEKSQQIAQQVLSLSEKLTQIDRIAGVVSQLANQTNMLALNAAVEAVRAGDQGKGFGVIATEIRKLADQSGKYAEQINGLTADIQLSTDATVSVSEEGKELVEKMVNSINEIALNIKQISFNANQQAIAIQQSVEAMTSINQGAAETATGIAQTKASTQQLNEAAQALKALV, translated from the coding sequence ATGCAGATTATTCCTAGAAATGAAATCATTAAATTTACCGAAGATGAAAAAAATTTATTGACAAAAAATCGCCAAAAAAATCAGTGGCGACTGGGGAAAACTATTCCCATAGGTTTAGGCATAATTGCCAGTTTAAATCTGTTCAGTGCCATGATATCTCGAACCAACATATTGAGAATTTCTGATGCAATAGATTGGGTGAATACTGCCCATGAAGTTAAGGCAAATATTCGCTTATTGGACAGTCAAATATTAGAATTAGAAACCGATGAGCGGGGTTTTTTGTTGACGGGTAATACGCAATATTTAACTCAGTATGAAGATTACGATGAATCTATATCTAAAGTGATTAGCGATTTAAGATTATTAATCAAAGATCCAAACCAGCTTGAACGACTTGATGATGTGGAAACTATCCTAAAAATTAGATTAAGTGAAATTGCGGCAACGATTCAGCTTAAGAAAAATAATGAAACCGCAACGGTTCTCAAAGCAGTTCAGGACAACACCAGTAAAAATACGAGAAATCAAATCCGAATCCAACTGAAAAAGATGGAGGAAGAACAACATAAAATTATTGGTGAACGGCAAGAAATTGCCAATCAAGCAGAAATCCAAGCGAATTTACTGACGATCGCCACTTCTACGGGTATTTTTATGCTGGTTTGTGGCATGATTTGGTTTGTTTTGCGACAAGTGATTCAACCGATCGATCGCGCAGCTTTGACCATTAGTTCATCTTCGGCACAAATTGCCGCGACCGTGGAAGAACACGAACGCATTGCCAACCAGCAAGCAGCTTCGGTGAATCAAACCACCACGACAATGGATGAATTAGGGGCATCATCCCGACAAGCTGCGGGTCAAGCGGAAGCGGCAGCCCAAAATGTCGATCGCTTACTCATATTAGCCATTGGCAGCAATAAAGCGGAAAATATGACGTTTCAACATGAAGCGAACTTAAAGGAAAAATCTCAACAAATTGCTCAACAAGTGCTGAGTTTAAGTGAAAAGCTGACTCAAATCGATCGCATTGCTGGAGTAGTGAGTCAATTGGCCAATCAAACCAATATGTTAGCCCTGAATGCGGCGGTGGAAGCGGTGCGAGCAGGAGATCAGGGGAAAGGCTTTGGGGTCATTGCCACGGAAATTCGTAAACTGGCGGATCAAAGTGGTAAATATGCCGAGCAAATTAATGGACTGACCGCAGATATTCAACTAAGCACAGATGCCACAGTTAGTGTTAGCGAAGAGGGTAAAGAACTGGTGGAAAAAATGGTTAATTCTATTAATGAAATTGCCTTGAATATCAAACAAATTTCTTTTAATGCCAATCAACAAGCGATCGCCATTCAACAAAGTGTTGAAGCCATGACCAGCATTAACCAAGGAGCCGCAGAAACTGCCACGGGTATTGCCCAAACAAAAGCCAGTACCCAACAGTTGAATGAAGCAGCACAAGCCTTGAAAGCTCTGGTGTAG
- a CDS encoding endo-1,4-beta-xylanase gives MKHLFLMRVVTKVILLAIAIASVCLIANPVPGTQLEIPSTSLRSLASQQGFLIGSAVGDKILEKDWQYREVLAREFNSLTTENEVKFIIVHPERDRYDFTRPDALVKFAQDHNMTMRGHTIVWFHSLPRWLTENQFTRDEMKEILRDHIQTLVGHYRGQVQHWDVVNEPLGSDGSLRDNLWMRAIGPEYIDLAFRWAHEADPDAKLYLSEYGEGLNSKADSLYLLAKELKERGVSIDGVGFQTHIGFLSANDPKEVAENMKRFNEIGLEIVITEMDVPVTQFSGTLEEKLAQQADIYRYFLRICLEAPNCNTLNMWGFTDRYTWLKSFLGTVKDPLIFDFNYRPKRAYYAMTEELKSHLNKSN, from the coding sequence ATGAAACACCTATTTTTAATGCGGGTGGTAACGAAGGTGATTCTGTTGGCGATCGCCATTGCCTCTGTATGCTTAATTGCCAATCCAGTCCCCGGTACTCAACTAGAAATTCCCTCGACTTCCTTGCGGTCTTTGGCTAGTCAGCAAGGGTTTTTAATTGGGTCAGCGGTTGGGGATAAAATTTTAGAAAAAGATTGGCAATATCGAGAAGTTTTAGCCCGCGAGTTCAATAGCCTGACTACGGAAAATGAGGTGAAATTTATCATTGTACATCCAGAGCGCGATCGCTATGATTTTACTCGTCCTGATGCCCTGGTGAAGTTTGCTCAAGACCATAATATGACCATGCGTGGACACACAATTGTTTGGTTTCATTCCTTGCCCCGTTGGTTAACGGAAAATCAATTTACCAGAGATGAAATGAAAGAAATTCTCCGAGATCACATTCAAACTTTAGTCGGTCATTATCGCGGTCAAGTACAACATTGGGATGTAGTCAATGAACCCTTGGGATCTGATGGTTCCTTAAGAGATAACTTATGGATGCGAGCAATTGGCCCCGAATATATTGATTTAGCTTTTCGCTGGGCGCACGAAGCGGATCCAGACGCCAAGCTATATTTAAGTGAATATGGGGAAGGGCTGAATTCAAAAGCCGATTCCTTATATTTATTAGCCAAAGAATTAAAAGAACGTGGGGTGTCAATTGATGGGGTAGGATTTCAAACCCATATTGGCTTTCTTTCCGCCAATGACCCGAAAGAAGTGGCAGAAAATATGAAGCGTTTTAATGAGATTGGCTTAGAAATCGTGATTACGGAAATGGATGTTCCCGTGACACAGTTTTCGGGTACATTAGAGGAAAAATTAGCCCAACAAGCGGATATATATCGGTATTTTTTGAGGATTTGCTTGGAAGCGCCGAATTGTAACACTTTGAATATGTGGGGATTTACCGATCGCTATACTTGGCTAAAAAGTTTTTTAGGCACCGTGAAAGATCCGTTAATTTTTGATTTTAATTATCGCCCAAAACGGGCTTATTATGCCATGACCGAGGAGTTAAAGTCTCATTTAAATAAGTCTAATTAG
- a CDS encoding WD40 repeat domain-containing protein has translation MHLMIPIFPCYSGEMPKLFNPLNPRHYLLLAYWIFFRPTALNSYFYQAAPNLHPQGGFGKFWRTWKVQAYRRLYLMFGATLLLLTILLGLIASFYNLATDQGHTASVNVVTPISSTQFISASTGSSFSSSTIKIWDLPTGAVSHALMAGNRGINAIAVSSDRTRIVSGGSNSELIVWDLKSGTKLKTLEGHRRWINDLVILGDGQRAISAAADQTLKIWQLDSGKALFTLEGHTNSVNDIVLTEDQKQVISASEDRTLKVWDISSGKEVKTLSGHQVGVNKVVILPGNKALSGSVDGILKVWDLASGKELRTLTGHTDSIQDIAVTSDGKLAISGSADRTLKVWDWQTGKLLHTLTGHQGWVNSVAVTPDGQQAISASSDHTLKVWNLQQGKELNTLKGHTEWVRTVQLTPDGQWAISGSGDARPKVWDWKSGQEIPLKSAENTIKLARIGFYVAMIFAIATGLFLIALILAIGMMAFGIAGSLFSILVLALGSTIVFTWLFVAADVVAVNPSFREVFGAMALDPQWINAGFAISLGLLFNVAFNLTGRKAIAPISSIALVFIVGIAIGALEATILSNSQIITRIRLNSGIKTGITVGLRFNLLVLIGAVRAIFYPIELAWSVYSSVQIFSKGGKGHPVEWDELQIFPLWGTQKYLYRRLQAFTAKGDPISGLRLIAEVASNPFQRVFAIQALHKFLHNAENDGKNYSPLHLIYAILTDPELKAFVSTPSSQQDWRILPSRQQLLLGELDQRWVDCSSDWIDRLISRIVWLKLRILIGFWWHHRTTPLTQFAGMLYEFLNHKDTEDTKDIRDYERIYDRLIDYPGGTEIALSFQAMATCLKVQELADMAEVVKAIEPLGNIPPGSRFDFFASQRGDTAPLWGDAIRPAVIQALIRLADIAKISMNQPTTDAVQKLSAIAYGMILLQELDTELIAQTNIPLPEKIILKKIIAHWRPLLTQATHQTLAQFNMF, from the coding sequence ATGCATTTGATGATACCGATTTTTCCCTGTTATTCCGGCGAAATGCCGAAATTATTCAATCCATTGAACCCGCGCCATTATTTATTACTGGCTTATTGGATATTTTTTCGGCCTACGGCTTTAAATTCTTATTTCTATCAAGCTGCCCCGAACCTGCATCCGCAAGGAGGCTTCGGCAAATTCTGGCGCACCTGGAAAGTGCAGGCATATCGTCGCCTTTATCTGATGTTCGGGGCTACTTTGCTGTTATTGACAATTTTGCTCGGTTTAATCGCCAGTTTCTATAACCTCGCTACGGATCAAGGACATACTGCTTCGGTGAATGTCGTGACGCCAATTTCCTCTACGCAATTTATCTCGGCTTCTACTGGTAGTAGTTTTAGTTCGTCTACTATTAAAATTTGGGATTTGCCAACCGGCGCTGTGAGTCATGCTTTAATGGCTGGGAATCGAGGAATTAATGCGATCGCCGTCTCTTCAGATCGAACACGCATCGTTTCCGGGGGCAGTAACAGCGAATTGATTGTCTGGGATTTAAAATCTGGCACAAAACTGAAAACCCTGGAAGGTCATCGCCGTTGGATCAACGATCTGGTGATTCTGGGGGATGGTCAGCGGGCGATTTCCGCTGCCGCTGATCAAACCCTCAAAATCTGGCAACTGGACTCCGGTAAAGCCTTATTCACTTTAGAAGGTCATACCAATTCGGTGAACGATATCGTTTTGACCGAGGATCAGAAACAAGTGATTTCCGCTTCCGAGGATAGAACTTTAAAAGTTTGGGACATTTCCTCCGGCAAAGAAGTCAAAACCCTCAGCGGTCATCAGGTTGGGGTGAACAAAGTGGTGATTTTGCCCGGAAACAAAGCCCTCAGCGGATCTGTTGATGGGATTTTGAAAGTGTGGGATTTAGCATCCGGGAAAGAATTGCGGACATTAACCGGACATACGGACAGCATCCAAGATATCGCGGTGACATCAGATGGGAAATTGGCAATTTCTGGGTCAGCCGATCGCACCTTAAAAGTCTGGGACTGGCAAACCGGAAAACTCTTGCATACCCTCACAGGTCATCAAGGCTGGGTGAATTCCGTAGCGGTGACTCCTGATGGTCAGCAAGCTATTTCCGCCTCTTCTGACCATACCTTAAAAGTCTGGAATCTCCAACAGGGAAAAGAATTAAATACCCTCAAGGGTCATACGGAATGGGTGCGAACGGTGCAATTAACCCCCGATGGTCAATGGGCAATTTCTGGGTCAGGAGATGCCAGACCGAAAGTTTGGGATTGGAAGTCCGGTCAAGAAATTCCCCTCAAGTCTGCGGAGAATACCATCAAGTTAGCCCGAATTGGTTTTTATGTCGCCATGATTTTCGCGATCGCCACGGGTCTATTTCTGATTGCCCTGATTTTGGCGATCGGGATGATGGCTTTTGGCATTGCGGGCAGCCTCTTCTCTATTCTGGTTTTGGCTTTAGGCAGCACCATCGTCTTTACTTGGCTGTTCGTAGCTGCCGATGTGGTCGCTGTTAACCCCTCATTCCGAGAAGTATTCGGCGCGATGGCCCTAGATCCACAGTGGATTAATGCGGGGTTTGCCATTTCCTTGGGATTGCTATTTAATGTGGCGTTTAATTTAACCGGCAGAAAAGCGATCGCCCCAATCAGCAGCATCGCCCTAGTTTTCATCGTCGGGATTGCGATCGGTGCCCTCGAAGCCACTATATTAAGTAACAGTCAAATCATTACCCGAATTCGCCTAAACAGTGGCATAAAAACCGGGATAACTGTTGGTTTGCGATTCAACTTACTGGTCTTAATTGGCGCAGTGCGAGCCATATTTTACCCCATTGAACTTGCCTGGTCTGTCTATAGCAGCGTTCAAATTTTTTCTAAGGGGGGCAAAGGACATCCCGTGGAATGGGATGAACTACAAATTTTTCCCTTGTGGGGGACTCAGAAATATCTATATCGGCGATTACAGGCGTTTACTGCAAAGGGCGACCCCATCTCTGGACTACGTTTAATTGCCGAAGTTGCCAGCAACCCCTTTCAAAGAGTTTTCGCTATCCAAGCCCTGCATAAATTCTTACATAACGCTGAAAATGATGGAAAAAATTACAGCCCGCTACATTTGATTTATGCCATTTTGACCGATCCAGAATTAAAAGCATTCGTTTCAACTCCCAGCAGTCAACAAGATTGGCGCATTTTACCCAGCCGTCAACAATTACTCCTCGGCGAACTCGACCAACGCTGGGTTGACTGTAGTAGCGATTGGATCGATCGCCTAATTTCCCGAATTGTTTGGTTAAAATTGCGGATTTTAATTGGGTTTTGGTGGCACCACCGCACCACTCCCTTAACCCAATTTGCCGGAATGCTTTATGAATTTTTGAACCACAAAGACACAGAGGACACAAAGGACATCCGGGATTATGAAAGAATTTATGATCGTCTGATTGACTATCCCGGTGGCACAGAAATTGCCCTTTCCTTTCAAGCAATGGCTACTTGCTTGAAAGTTCAAGAATTGGCAGATATGGCTGAGGTGGTTAAGGCGATCGAACCCTTGGGAAATATACCCCCAGGTTCGCGGTTCGATTTTTTTGCGTCCCAAAGGGGCGACACTGCCCCCCTATGGGGGGACGCCATTCGACCAGCAGTAATTCAGGCTTTAATTCGTTTAGCAGATATAGCCAAGATATCGATGAATCAACCTACCACAGATGCAGTTCAAAAATTAAGCGCGATCGCTTATGGGATGATTCTGCTGCAAGAACTCGATACCGAATTAATCGCCCAAACAAATATCCCCCTGCCGGAAAAAATCATCCTGAAAAAAATTATTGCTCATTGGCGTCCATTACTAACTCAAGCAACCCATCAAACCCTAGCACAGTTCAATATGTTTTAA
- a CDS encoding DUF2442 domain-containing protein has product MSPKVLQVEPLESYQLRLTFSNGEIRRFDVTPYLNKGIFTELQNIEYFQQVKLSFGSIQWPHEQDFSADTLYLTSQPEEKTVEPIFSHSAR; this is encoded by the coding sequence ATGTCTCCCAAAGTTCTTCAAGTAGAACCCTTGGAATCTTATCAACTTCGCCTGACTTTTAGCAATGGCGAAATTCGTCGTTTTGATGTGACTCCTTATCTTAACAAAGGCATATTCACCGAACTTCAAAACATTGAATATTTTCAACAAGTAAAACTTAGCTTTGGCAGCATTCAATGGCCTCACGAACAAGATTTTAGTGCGGATACCCTCTACCTCACCAGTCAGCCGGAAGAAAAAACTGTAGAGCCGATATTTTCTCACTCAGCCCGATAA
- a CDS encoding DUF29 domain-containing protein, whose product MLTKQDWDWLAVCSHYQTAVTVQTLLKEGKSMEATEGLASLIEAMGRTEKRAVKTQLIRLMLHVIKWKCQPEKRTSSWAISIRSARREIEESQEEMPSLNRNFIESIWDKCFDNSVKDAEDEMGKKCRLTSLSWLEVFEEEYILPKDNQADL is encoded by the coding sequence ATGCTGACTAAACAAGATTGGGATTGGTTAGCAGTTTGCTCTCATTATCAAACTGCTGTGACAGTACAGACACTTCTCAAAGAAGGAAAATCGATGGAAGCAACGGAAGGTTTAGCATCTCTAATTGAAGCGATGGGAAGAACTGAAAAAAGAGCGGTAAAAACCCAGTTAATTCGCTTAATGCTTCACGTTATTAAGTGGAAATGTCAACCAGAGAAACGCACTTCAAGCTGGGCTATTAGTATTCGTTCAGCCCGTCGAGAAATTGAGGAAAGTCAAGAGGAAATGCCAAGTTTAAATCGGAATTTTATTGAGTCTATCTGGGATAAATGTTTTGATAATTCGGTGAAAGATGCCGAGGATGAAATGGGCAAAAAATGTCGATTAACCTCACTTTCTTGGTTAGAGGTTTTTGAGGAGGAATATATTTTACCCAAAGATAATCAAGCTGATTTGTAA
- a CDS encoding helix-turn-helix domain-containing protein, with product MTQVDQMFSQAAQEWDLETLYADLASAKGKHLTPIEKAHLRGLLSGYSPSAIAEKLDKIPRGVEADLCATIYKYVKFLLDKVDEKVENWRKIYEWLDESGYKSAPPQVPVQSLLPDQSVIHITTVNIEQHQIVFKFNLSIPTSEVPELAIQETLKTEKLSEKNGKIVSE from the coding sequence ATGACTCAAGTGGATCAAATGTTTAGTCAAGCTGCCCAAGAATGGGATTTAGAAACCCTTTATGCTGACTTAGCCTCGGCCAAAGGAAAACATTTGACTCCCATTGAAAAAGCCCATTTAAGAGGTTTATTATCTGGCTATAGTCCCTCAGCAATTGCGGAAAAATTAGATAAAATTCCCAGAGGTGTAGAGGCGGATTTATGTGCCACTATTTATAAATATGTGAAATTTCTGTTGGACAAAGTAGACGAAAAGGTGGAGAATTGGCGGAAAATCTATGAATGGTTGGATGAGTCGGGGTATAAATCTGCACCTCCTCAAGTTCCCGTGCAAAGTTTATTACCCGATCAAAGCGTTATTCATATTACTACTGTCAATATTGAGCAACATCAAATCGTTTTTAAGTTTAATTTGAGCATCCCCACATCTGAAGTTCCTGAGTTAGCGATCCAAGAAACCTTAAAAACTGAAAAGCTGAGTGAGAAAAACGGTAAAATAGTCTCGGAATAA
- a CDS encoding vWA domain-containing protein, whose translation MAYTVPLSGENPGYIIILIDQSGSMGDPFGGNAGGTKAQECAKAVNRVLRELGMACVSGETIKNRCDISVIGYGNSGDRAYNAFTGNLANKPIVNMQELAKNALRVETLKVKVSDGAGGLVEQNEPFPVWIEPIDSGGTPMTQAFEMADQLANDWSKNHPNSFPPVVINITDGEPNDQSSAKTAALKLKQLGTNDGKVLVLNAHITSKRAARVELPPSASDLPNGDNYAQFLFDISSELPPVMLERASAVGFEVSAGSRGFVYNADAETMIRLLDIGTKAKLR comes from the coding sequence ATGGCATACACTGTCCCTCTTAGCGGCGAAAACCCAGGATATATAATAATTCTGATTGACCAGTCAGGCTCAATGGGAGATCCTTTTGGCGGGAATGCAGGAGGCACTAAAGCCCAGGAGTGCGCTAAAGCGGTTAATCGGGTACTTCGAGAACTGGGTATGGCTTGTGTATCCGGTGAAACCATTAAAAACCGATGCGATATTTCCGTAATCGGCTATGGGAACTCAGGCGATCGCGCTTACAATGCTTTTACTGGCAACTTAGCTAATAAGCCCATTGTGAATATGCAAGAGTTGGCGAAAAATGCTTTGCGAGTGGAGACATTGAAAGTTAAAGTTTCTGATGGCGCCGGTGGCTTAGTAGAACAGAATGAGCCATTTCCTGTCTGGATTGAGCCGATTGACAGTGGTGGAACACCCATGACACAAGCATTTGAAATGGCTGATCAACTAGCCAATGACTGGAGTAAGAACCATCCAAATAGTTTTCCGCCAGTGGTGATTAATATTACTGATGGTGAACCTAACGATCAATCTAGTGCAAAAACTGCGGCTTTGAAACTCAAACAATTGGGAACTAATGACGGCAAAGTTTTAGTCCTCAATGCACATATTACATCTAAAAGAGCAGCGCGAGTGGAATTACCACCTTCAGCAAGTGACTTGCCAAATGGTGATAATTATGCACAGTTTTTATTTGATATTTCTAGTGAGTTACCTCCTGTAATGTTAGAAAGAGCTTCAGCCGTTGGATTTGAGGTTTCTGCGGGTTCACGAGGGTTTGTCTATAATGCTGATGCAGAAACTATGATTCGTCTCTTAGATATCGGTACTAAAGCGAAGTTACGCTAA